The Sulfitobacter sp. SK011 genome contains the following window.
AAACCACGGATTGGACCCGGTACACATGGCATTGGCCTGGTGCGCTGCGCGGCCTTTTATGGGGTCAGTGATCTTTGGGGCCACGTCGATGGATCAGTTGAACGTGGCATTGGGTGCCGCTGATATCACCCTGAGCGATGAGGTCACGGCGGAATTGGACACCGTCAATCGCGCGCATCCTTTGCCGTATTAAACGGTGCGCTCTGGTCACCGCGCAGCCTGAGAAACAGGCTCTCTTCGTCGTTGTTTTTGAAAAACGGCACGGATGTAGGCGGGTTCGGGTCGTGCGCGCGCGCCTCAACTTCGGCCAGGACAACTTCGGTGATAAATGGCATATCGAATGCGCGCGCCTGTGCCAGTGACACCCATTGCAGATGCGACAGCTCATCACAGGCGGCGTCGAAATCGTCAAGATCGCTGGCAATTGCATCTGCATCGACCAGAAAGAAACGCGCGTCAAACCGGCGTGGGCGGCCCGGTGGCGTGATGGCGCGGAACACAAACTGCAATGCAGCAGCATCCGGCAAGTGACCCGTCGCGGCGAAGGTTGTCCAATCGTCTGGTACCGGATCAACCCACTGACCTTGTTGGCCCAAAATCAACCCAGTTTCTTCCCAAAGCTCGCGGATGGCCGCCACGCAGAGCGCATGCGCAAGGTTGCGCCCTGCGTCCTCAGCCAGACGCCTGGCGCAGGTGTCGGGCAGGGGGGCGATCAGGGGGATGTCTGCGTCATCTGCATCAACTGCACCGCCCGGAAATACAAATTTGTTCGGCATGAACACCGCTTTGGCACCGCGCTGACCCATCAAAATGCGCGGGGATGTGTGGCGGTCGCGCAGGACAATCACCGTGGCGGCGTTGCGGATCTGGCTCTTGTCGATGGTCATCTCTGTTGTCTCCCGGCATAGGTTGACCGCCGGACAGGATCAGGGTCTTCGGCCAAAGCCGCCCATTTCCTTGGCCCATTGAAAGCCGATCAAGGCCCCCTTCAGTCTGGGCAGAAGGTAAAGCGAGAGGCCGACACATCCAACCGCAAAAAGTGTAAACAAGGTCAGCGGTTCGGGTCGCCATGTGACAAAGACGACGTGCAACAATGGTGCCATGAGGTGCCCGACGATCAGGATGGTCAGATACGCTGGACCATCATCCGCGCGATGGTGATAAAATTCCTCGCGGCAAACGGGACAGTCATGGTTGACCTTCAGATAGCTTTTCAGCAACGGACCTGACCCGCAGTTGGGGCATTTGCCACGCCATCCACGCCGCATGGCGGGCAAACGCTCTCGCACGACGGTTGTGTCGGTGACAGTATCTGATCGAAGTTGGTTCTGGGCCATGTGCGCTTCCTTGATTGTCTTCTAAATGAAGCGGGCGCGATCAAAAAGGAAGGGCTTGCGGCAAACTTGCGTCGCCATGTCGCAAAGCAGGGATGAATTTCTCTGCAGTTTTTTCGACGGAAATTTACGATGCCTGCGTTTGAACCAGTACGAAGCGGCCAAAAAGGGCGCATAGGATAGATAATCAGGAGTACCAAAATGACATATCGGGCAAATTTGCAAATAGCGGCTTTGACAGCCTTGATCGCCGTTGGCGCAGGGGCGGCCCTTGCGAAACCGGGTGACCGTTCGCAGGCGTTCTCAAAGATCGACAGCGATGCAAATGGGCAAATCACGCAAGGGGAAATGGCTGCACATGCCGCAGCCCGTTTTGCAATGAACGACACAGACAGCGATGGGTTTTTAAGCGCTGATGAAATGCAAGCCGCCCGTGCCGCGCGCGGTGGCAAGCGTGCCGAACGGATGCTCAGGCGATTTGACAGGGACGGCAACGGCGCATTGGATGCAGCAGAACTTGAAGCCGCATCTGCACGGCGGCAAGGCATGCGCGGTGAGCGTATGATGGGCCGTCTGGACACCGACAAGGATGGCAAGCTTTCCATGGCTGAAATGGCCGCGGGCCGTGACCCCGCCAAGATGTTCGAACGGCTTGATGCAGATGGCAATGGCACCTTGAGCGCTGAGGAATTTGCAAAGGCCCGTCAGCACGGCAAGCGCCAGCATGGCAAGCCTGCATCTGAATGATCCTGTTGCCGGGCGCGCTTGTGTTGTGCGTCCGGTTTCTCTAGCCAGCATTGCGATGGACGACATTCAACACGGCACGGACACTGATGCGGACGGCGACAAAGATGCGGCGCTTTTGCAGGGGTATGCGCAGGGTGATCCTGCGGCAGCGCGCCTGCTGGCCATGCACCTGACGCCGCGCATCTATGGACATGCGATGCGGGTGTTGGGTGACAGCGCCGAGGCCGAGGATGTCACCCAGGAAGCGCTGTTGCGGCTGTGGCGCATCGCCCCTGAATGGCGCAGCGGCGAGGCAAAGGTAACAACGTGGCTTTAC
Protein-coding sequences here:
- a CDS encoding NUDIX hydrolase, with protein sequence MTIDKSQIRNAATVIVLRDRHTSPRILMGQRGAKAVFMPNKFVFPGGAVDADDADIPLIAPLPDTCARRLAEDAGRNLAHALCVAAIRELWEETGLILGQQGQWVDPVPDDWTTFAATGHLPDAAALQFVFRAITPPGRPRRFDARFFLVDADAIASDLDDFDAACDELSHLQWVSLAQARAFDMPFITEVVLAEVEARAHDPNPPTSVPFFKNNDEESLFLRLRGDQSAPFNTAKDARD
- a CDS encoding DUF983 domain-containing protein, which encodes MRRGWRGKCPNCGSGPLLKSYLKVNHDCPVCREEFYHHRADDGPAYLTILIVGHLMAPLLHVVFVTWRPEPLTLFTLFAVGCVGLSLYLLPRLKGALIGFQWAKEMGGFGRRP
- a CDS encoding EF-hand domain-containing protein, encoding MTYRANLQIAALTALIAVGAGAALAKPGDRSQAFSKIDSDANGQITQGEMAAHAAARFAMNDTDSDGFLSADEMQAARAARGGKRAERMLRRFDRDGNGALDAAELEAASARRQGMRGERMMGRLDTDKDGKLSMAEMAAGRDPAKMFERLDADGNGTLSAEEFAKARQHGKRQHGKPASE